The genomic DNA CCATTCTATCAACGCGATTCGGCCCGGGCTATGAAGTGCTCGCTTTCGCTTGAGTCGCTGCCGAACGCCGCCGCCGCTAGCACAGCAGTCTTCGGCGCCTAAACCGTTCTTGGTGGTCAGTCGATTGCGGGCGAGTCGAGGCCAATCGTCGACGCCTGTTTTTCGTAAGCCGCGGCGATCTCGTTTTGGTCGAGTGCGCGATAGGCTTTTGCGAGCGCTCGCAACGTATCTGCTTTCGCCCGATCGTTGAGCTGGGGAACGGCGGTTTCCAGATCGGCGATCGCCTCTTCCCAACGTTCCATTTTCACCAAGATGTGGCCGCGTGTGTCGCGGAATCGGTTTGCGATTTCCCCTTTGTTGCCAACCAGATTCAGAGCTCGATCGGCATAGCTTTTCGCAGCGTCTAATTGCGGAGGATCTTGTCGAGCGACCAGCCATGCCATGTTGTTCAGCAAGACCGGCAGATTGGGATTCTTTTGATAGCCAAGATCCATATGAACCTTCGCCGTGGCATCGTCGCCGGTCAACATCGCTCGCGTCGCAACTAATAGATGGACCGACGCGTTGGCTTGTCCGCTGGCGAGTAGATTTCCCAAAACTTGGCTCGCCTTGTCTTCTGCGATTCCACTTTCGTCCAGGAATCGCATCAGCCGTTGCAGAGCGATTGGGTGATTGGGGACCAGTTGGATTGCTCGCTCGATCAATTCCAGCACGCCGCTGAGTTCTAGATTCTGCGACGAGCTCTTGGCACGAAGATCGTCGGCATGTTGCACATACAGAGATGCCAGTGCCGAGCGGAATTCCGCGGCATCGGGACTCCGTTTCAGGCCTTCCAATAAGATGGTTTCCGTTGCTCGAAAGCCTTCGGTTTGGAAGGTTGCTTGCGCGAGTGCCAAGCGGTTCTTATTGTCGTTTGGATCGTTTTTAAGCTGGTCGGAAAAGTGAGTGGCAGCCGCTGCAAAGGCTTGCTGCTCGCCCTTCTCATCTCCTTGTTGCTTCTTTAACTTCGCGATCAAGAGCCAGACTTCCGGCTTGCTTTGAACAACCTTTTCGAGTTCCCGAGTCGCCGACTTTAGATCGTTTTCCGCCACATAGATCTTCGACAGCGTGCTCGCCGTCCACTGCCGCTCCGCGGAAATCGAAGAGGCGGCGATCAGGTGATGCTTCAGCTTTGCTGCTGTCTGCGGATCGATATTGTTTCGTTGGACGATCTGTTTGGCGACAAAGAGGTGAGCATACGGATATCCGATAGCGTCGGCGGGCGCCAGCTTGATCAGCTTCTCTTGAGCATTTTGTAACCGCCCCACCCGCAAGTCGATTACTGTCTGGATCCATTGGACCTCGGGGCGGTTTTCCGCCCCCAGTGCCACGAGTTTACTGGCGTATCGCTCGGCAACCTCGGTTTGATCCGACTCGACAGCCGTGCTCAAAGCCTTCAAATATCGCGGTTGCAAGAATTGGCTCCTGGAGCGAGTCCATACGCATGCGCCTCCGATCGCCAACGCTGTGATCACTGCTGGTGCAGCGGGGAGCAGTTTGGACCATTGCCGCGACGCAATCCAGGCTCCGAAGTTGAAGGCGTTGCGACGTTTCTGCTGTCGGTTTTTGCGAACGGGTTCCATCGCTCAGCGGTCTCCCGTTTTGGCGGCGACTAAAGATCGAAGCGTTCGAGTCACCTGTTGGTGTAGATCGATAATCGCTTGATCCGAGAGGCGGTCCGACTCATTGAGAATCGGCGCCAGCACTTGCACTTGATATGTTGGCTCGTGAGAATTCTCTCCCGCATCGAGGATGCGACTGAATCGGCCGTGGAGGTTGGCAGCAACTCCCTTTGTGTCGGGGGGCGGTTGCAACGCGGCGCCTGAACGTCGGAACAAGCAGAAAGCTAATAGGCTGGTGTGCCCCGAGCGGCTGGCTAGTTCCGCGTACACGATGGGAGGAAGTTCATTGTCGCTCGGCAACACCTTCCGAGATGTGAGCTCTTTGCCTTGGTTTTCGTAGCAGATGATCAATTCGTGCCAATGCCGGAACGGGTAATCGATCGATACAAAGACTTCGTAATTGTTCCGCCGGTAGGTCCAGATCGCACTATGCTCCCCAAAGAAATTTAGGGCGTCGCGTTTCTGTACCTCAAAGCCTGATTGTTTCCAACCATCGATTGCGAGAGGCAGATCGGTAGCGACAAAGGTGACGTTGGACTGCGGCAACGATTGGCGTTCCGCATATCCTGCCCCGGCAACAAGCGAATAGAACTGTCCCAGTAACAACGCGATGAACAGTGGAGAGGCGATCGCGGCGAATCGGTGTTCGCCGACTAGAAGAGGAGCACTGTCGGGTGTCGGATGGGATCGTTCATTGTTCAGGGGTGGCGCATTGAGTTGCAACCCATTAGCTTGACGTTTTGTTGCGTCGAGATCGACGATATGCTCCGATTGGTGAAACACCATTAGAAACTGGTCGGTCGCAACTAACATTGCGCCGGCAAATCCAAACACGAGTAATCCAAATATTGTGTGCGGCGTGCCTTCGAGTAGGTTGATCTGAAACCGTTCGTTAAACAGAACGAGCAACGCGACGCGGAGGATGTTGACGACCGAGGCCCAAAAGGCGGCAGCGAATATCAGTAACACCGCGTGCACCAGAGGGCGGGGACTTAAGACCAAGGCGACCGCAACCAGTGCAGTCAGCGAGAAGAGTGAATTGATTCCGCTGCATGCCTCTTCGACAAAGTAGTTTTGCGGTCCAGCCCAGATCACGTTGCCTAAGAGTGCATGATCGATCCGCAGTGCGTCGAGCAGCAAGCTGGCGGCACGTGAGGTCCATGACTGCAACGCAAGCATCAATGATGTGTCGAGATTGGCCGGCATCCGAACAAGAAACCAAAGCACGATCCAGAGCGGCATGAAGCGGGCAATTTTTCCGGTTCGCCGCATCGCCAGCAGGATGCTGCCAGCGGCAAATACCGCTCCCATCATCGCGATATTGGGAGACCACAGGAACAGTGCAGCAGCTAGCAGCAGTAAGCTGGTTAGCGTAAAGCCTTGTTCCCATCGTTGCGAGGTTGAACTCGGCAACCCTGGTTGTTGCGAAGTCCAAAGCAGATAAGGGAATACCAGTAGGATCAGCGGGAAGAACTGGTAGTGATCGTGGCGCCAAAGGTTGCGGAAGTGCAATAAGGCCAGCGGAGTGAAGCAGATTAGGATCAGCAATTCAAAGCGATAAGCTCGGGCAAACTTCGCCAATTGAGTTGGCAGATCGACTGTCTCGGCAATCTGATTCATACGTTCGTAAACGGCTAAAATGCAAAAAGCCGATGCCCTGATTCGCAACGGTCACCACAAAAGTGGACCTTTGAAAAGCGTCCACTATTCATGAATTAAAATACTGCTCGTCTACGGTTAGAATGCAGCGTGCTTCCATACTACGGTTGAACCGCAGTTGGGTTGAGTTTCCTTGTAGGAGTTTGGTGCTCTAGCCTTTGTTTGCGAACGGGCGCAGCGACTGTATCGCGAGGATCATCGTTTACAATCGATTCGAAATGTGGTTGCAAGTCGACTATCAACTCCAGCAACGTTTCCATCAATTGGTAAGTTGCAATTCCACCGCCGCGGCCCACGACTTCCATGCTGCCAACCTGCCGATCGCCAACCTCGACCGGGAATCGAATCTTCCACTGCGTGGCACGATCGGGCAGTCTCGAACGCTGCCATTCGCCATGAAAGCCCTCGTGCAGCCAAGCGACATTGAGGTCTAGTTTGATTTGCCACAAGTCGTGTTGTTCGGCATATTC from Rosistilla oblonga includes the following:
- the xrtU gene encoding exosortase U; protein product: MNQIAETVDLPTQLAKFARAYRFELLILICFTPLALLHFRNLWRHDHYQFFPLILLVFPYLLWTSQQPGLPSSTSQRWEQGFTLTSLLLLAAALFLWSPNIAMMGAVFAAGSILLAMRRTGKIARFMPLWIVLWFLVRMPANLDTSLMLALQSWTSRAASLLLDALRIDHALLGNVIWAGPQNYFVEEACSGINSLFSLTALVAVALVLSPRPLVHAVLLIFAAAFWASVVNILRVALLVLFNERFQINLLEGTPHTIFGLLVFGFAGAMLVATDQFLMVFHQSEHIVDLDATKRQANGLQLNAPPLNNERSHPTPDSAPLLVGEHRFAAIASPLFIALLLGQFYSLVAGAGYAERQSLPQSNVTFVATDLPLAIDGWKQSGFEVQKRDALNFFGEHSAIWTYRRNNYEVFVSIDYPFRHWHELIICYENQGKELTSRKVLPSDNELPPIVYAELASRSGHTSLLAFCLFRRSGAALQPPPDTKGVAANLHGRFSRILDAGENSHEPTYQVQVLAPILNESDRLSDQAIIDLHQQVTRTLRSLVAAKTGDR